A segment of the Yersinia rochesterensis genome:
GGCGAAAGGATTTTTTATGAAGCTGAAATACACGATCATCGCGTCGGCATTGCTATCACTCTCGGCGCTTTCTGCTGCACATGCGGCAAAAGAACTCACACCAGAGCAAGCAGCAGCCATTAAACCATTTGATCGTATTACTATTACCGGCAGATTTAATGCAATTAATGAGGCCGCCGATGCTGTATCCCGTCGTGCTGATAAATTGGGCGCTGATTCGTTCTATATTCAAGATCTCAACAGCAATGGCAATGGTGGCAACTGGCGTGTAACGGCCGATGTTTATCATAAAGATGCTGAGGAAGTGAGCAAAGAGACTCAGTATCGTATTTTTAATGGCATCAAAGAATTACCAAAAACAGAAGCCTACAGTTTACAACCTTACGATACTGTCTCTGTCAGTGGTTTCTTCCGCAGCCAGCCAGATATTAACGATGCTATTTCCAAAGCAGCAAAAGAGAAAGGTGCTTACTCTTTCTTCATCGTGCGCCAGGTTGATGCTAACCAAGGTGGCAACCAGTTCGTCACGGCGTATGTTTATAAAGAGGATGCTGCCAAACGTACCGTGCAAAGCCCTGATGTGATCCCCGCCGATTCAGATGCTGGCCGCGCAGCACTGGCTGCTGGTGGTGCTGCGGCTGCGAATGTAGAAATTCCAGGCGTTGCTTCTTCAGGTACACCAAGTGCTGATGTGGGCCGTTTCTTTGAAACGCAATCATCCACAGGTAAGCGTTACACTGTCACGCTTAATGACGGCACTCAAATTCAAGAATTAAACAACACCACTGCCGCGCAGATGGTACCGTTTGACTCAATTACCTTCAGCGGTCACTACAACAGCATGACCGACGTTTCCCATGAAGTCGCTAAGCGCGCAGCGGCTAAAGGGGCGAAGTATTATCATGTTACTCGCCAGTGGCAGAACCAAAGTGGTGGTAACCTGAGTGTTAGCGCTGACTTGTTTAAATAAGTTTGCTGCAATCGTAATCATAAGGGTAGCCATTGGCTGCCCTTTTTTTATCTGTCAGCGGGGGCGATTTGCCTGATGAATTCCGACTGAATAATTTTTTGCCCAAATCGCATAACCAATCATTGCATGATCGCCTCCCACTCCGTAAAATTGCCCGAAAATTATAGGGCTATTATCTGTCAAACATTGATAAGTTAGCCTCATATAATGCTACTTACAAGCCATTAACCATTCATTAATACTCTAAAAACCAGGATTTATAATTGGAAAGAAAACTCGGCCTGACGGCGCTCACCGCGCTGGTTCTCAGTTCAATGCTGGGTGCAGGTGTCTTCAGCTTGCCACAAAATATGGCTGAAGTTGCCAGCCCAGCGGCCTTACTCATTGGCTGGGGTATTACCGGGGTGGGGATCGTTTTTTTGGCTTTTGCCATGCTATTGTTAACGCGCCTGCGCCCTGATCTGGATGGTGGAATATTCACCTATGCCAAAGAAGGCTTTGGTGATCTTATTGGCTTTTTCTCCGCGTGGGGTTACTGGTTGTGCGCCGTCATTGCCAATGTCTCTTATTTGGTGATTGTTTTTGCCGCATTGAGCTTTTTTACCGATAAGTCTGGCAGCATTATCTTTGGTGAGGGGAATACCTGGCAGGCGCTCTTGGGTGCATCTTTCCTGTTGTGGATGGTTCATGCATTGGTATTGCGTGGCGTTCAAACCGCAGCCAGTATCAACCTGGCCGCGACACTGGCAAAACTGTTGCCCATCGGCGGGTTTATTGTTTTAGCCGGCATGGCTTTCAGCCTCGATACCTTTAGCGTTGATTTTACTGGTATTGCCCTACACACCCCGGTTTGGCAGCAAGTGAAAGACACGATGCTCATCACATTATGGGTCTTTATTGGGGTGGAAGGCGCTGTTGTTGTTTCTGCCAGAGCGCGCAATAAAAAAGATGTTGGCCGGGCGACAATGCTGGCGGTTATCTCAGCTTTATGTGTTTATCTGCTAATAACCTTATTGTCCCTTGGGGTAGTGCCGCGCGCTGAATTAGCGGGTATGCGGAACCCATCAATGGCGGGCATTATGGTAGAGATGATTGGCCCTTGGGGGGAAGTGATTATTGCCACCGGACTGATTATTTCGGTGTGCGGCGCTTATCTTAGCTGGACCATTATGGCCGCAGAAGTCCCTATGGTGGCGGCCAAACATGGTGCATTCCCTAAAATATTCCGACATCAGAATAAACACAATGCACCCGCGAAATCACTATGGCTGACTAACTGTGCCGTGCAAGTGGCGCTGATTCTTATCTGGCTGACGGGCAGTAACTACAACACCTTGCTGACCATTGCATCAGAGATGATTTTAGTGCCCTATTTCTTGGTGGGTGCATTCTTATTTAAAGTGGCCCTGAAACGTCAGGACTGGCGATTGATTATTGCCGCCAGTGGCGCCTGTTTGTATGGTTTGTGGCTGATTTATGCGGCTGGCTTGCTGTATCTGCTGTTATCCGCCCTATTGTATGCCCCCGGTTTACTGGTATTTATTTATGCACGTAAAGGGCATGAAGGTCTTCGGCTACTTAATACAGTGGAACGCGCGGCGATTGGCCTGGTGCTGATTGCGACCATTCCAGCAACCTGGGTGGTAATGCATTAAGTTGGAAACACTCAACAATGGGCACGCCAGTGACACTGGCTGTCCATTTGAGTATTGGTTGCAGATAAACTCATCCTCATCATCTACCAAGAGGATTTATTCTCCCGATATGTCCACCGATAAGCATTCGCCCATCTGACTTAGCTGCATCGATAGCGGGAATTTTTGTTTTATTTCATTGAGTTGCGCGGTTTCCAGAGAGTAAGGTAATTGGATCTCCAATACAGTTATCCCCTGCTGTTCAGCGAGACGAATTAATCGAATAATATTGGTTTCATCGCTAAGTTGGGTCGATAATACCTGTAGCGCTAAAGCAGTCAGCCGCTCCTGAGGCGTTTTTTCCGATGCAGTTTGCGACTTTACCACCATACCAAAAATCGGCATGACACCATAAATAGCATCAATAAAACTCCATCGTTTTTTGCAAGAAACCGCTAAAAATTCCGTGTAATCGAAGCAGACTTTTTCATTGTGCGCTGGCACACCAGTGTGTTCGCCACTCATCCCTCAGTCCTTAGCTGATTGATACAGCTATTCATTAACCATAAGTATTGATATATAAACGATAGACCCAACTATAATACCCTAAATAATTCGAGTTGCAGGAAGGCGGCAAGAGAGAGAATCCCGATGAGCTTACTGTGTTGTAAGTGATTCGGGTAATTGAACGTAGCCAACACACATGCAGCTTGAAGTATGACGGGTATAAATAGAGATGACGATACAATCACTCCAGTTAATATAATGAAATGTTTTGCCCGTTGTCTACCGATCAGTCATTGGCATTGATAATTCATTGGCATTAATAATCAAGTAACGTGCATAGTATTGCTACCAACAGCGCGCTATGCTGAATTCCGGCACTTTTATAAACTGAAAAACATGACCAATATTGTTTTTGTAGAAGACGACCCGGAGGTCGGAAAACTGATTGCAGCTTACCTTGGCAAACATGATATTGATGTGTTTGTTGAACCACGAGGCGATACTGCACAAGCCGTTATTGAACAGCAACAACCTGACTTGGTGTTGCTCGATATCATGCTGCCAGGGAAAGATGGGATGACGCTGTGCCGTGACCTGCGACCAAGCTATGAAGGCCCTATCGTACTGTTGACCTCACTTGACAGTGATATGAACCATATCCTTTCCCTGGAGATGGGTGCGAATGATTATATCCTGAAAACAACGCCCCCGGCAGTATTGTTGGCGCGGTTACGTTTGCATTTACGCCAGCATAATCAACAACAAACCAAAGAAACCATCAGCCCGCCACTCACTGGGTATAATGCAATTCACTTCGGTCTGCTCTGCATTGATCCTGTTAATCGACAAGTTAATCTTAGTGATGAAGAAATTACTTTATCGACTTCAGATTTTGACTTGCTGTGGGAACTGGCAACCCATGCCGGGATTATCATGGACCGGGAAGCATTATTGAAGAATTTACGTGGTGTCAGCTATGACGGGATGGACCGCAGTATCGATGTTGCGATATCGCGCTTGCGCCGCAAACTTTACGACAATGCCCTCGAACCTTTTAGAATCAAAACCGTCCGCAATAAAGGTTACCTGTTCGCCCCGAATGCCTGGGAGTCTGTGCAGCAATGAGGAAGCTATTTATTCAGTTTTTCTTATTACTGTTCGTCTGCTTTATGGTGATGGCGATGTTGGTTGGGCTGGTTTATAAAGTGACAGCGGAACGTGCTGGTCGCCAGTCATTAGATGACTTGATGAAAAGCTCGCTTTCATTGATGCGCAGTGAGCTGCGGGAAATTCCACTGAAAGATTGGAATAAAACCATTGCCACTTTAGATTTAAATCTCTCATTTCAATTACATATCGAACCTCTCGATAAACGGAATCTCGGTGAGCGCTTGAATAAACGCCTACGAGCCGGTGAAATCATTGCTTTGGATGATGAATATACTTTCCTGCAACGAATCCCCCGCAGCCGCTATGTCCTTGCTGTTGGCCCAGTCCCTTATTTATTTTATTTGCATCAAATGCGGCTGCTTGATTTGGCCTTACTTATCCTGATTGGCCTCTCTTTGGCTCTACCGGTATTTCTTTGGATGCGCCCCCATTGGAAAGATTTGCTTAAATTGGAGAATGCCGCCCAGCGGCTAGGGTCGGGCCACCTGGACGAGCGCACGCATTTTGACCCCACTTCAAGTTTAAGCCGCTTAGGTGTCGCATTTAACCAAATGGCTGACAACATCAGCACCTTGATTGTCAGCAAGAAACTGCTTATTGATGGAATTGCTCACGAGCTGCGCACCCCACTGGTTCGTTTGCGCTATCGGTTAGCCATGAGTGATAACCTGACTGAAAGTGAGCAACTGGCTTTGAGTCGCGATATTGGCCAGTTGGAAGCATTGATTGACGAGCTGCTGACCTATGCTCGGCTGGATCGCCCGCAAGTCTCACTCAATCTGGAACCTATCGACTTACCGGCTTGGCTCGCGGCAAAAGTTATGGAGATGCGCTTGATTCATAGTGAGCGCGAAATAGAACTCGATATTCCTCATCGTGGCGATTTCGGCGCAGTTGACTTACGTCTGATGGAGCGAGTATTGGATAATTTGGTCAATAATGCCCTGCGCTATTCGACCCAACGGCTGCGAATTGGGCTGTGGTTTGATGGCGATAATGCTTGCTTACAAGTTGAAGATGACGGGCCGGGGATTCCATTAGAAGAACGCGCCCGAGTATTTGAGCCTTTTGTCCGGCTGGACCCTAGCCGGGATCGCGCAACCGGGGGCTGTGGATTGGGCCTGGCAATCGTTCACTCCATTGCATTGGCTTATCAGGGGAGTATTTCCGTTGATGCCAGTTCGTTAGGAGGCGCGAGTTTCCGATTTTGTTGGCCGGTAAAAGGTCTTTACTCACTCACTATCGACCAAGATGACTCTAAATAATGGTTTTGCCTACCCAATAATTTTGCCCAAATACTAGCCTTAATAAAACAAATCGGCCTATAGATTTAATGGAGTTTTTTATGACCACTGCTTATCAACACCTGCGCGCTACGTTTACACGCCTTTCTCGCTTTGAGCATTTGTCGGCCATTGCCGGATGGGATATGCAAACTATGATGCCGCCAAAAGGTAATCTTGCCCGCTCAGAGGCAATGGCGGAGCTAAATGTACTGCAACATCAAATACTAACGGCCAAAGATGTTGGGGAATGGTTGAAGCAAGCGGAACAAGAAACTCTGGATGATGTCGAGCAAGCAAATTTGCGTGAGATGCGCCGGCACTACAATAATGCCGTGTTGCTGCCGGAAGCATTGGTTGAGGCGAAATCACTAGCAGGTGCCCGCTGCGAACATGCATGGCGACAGCAGCGCATCGCGAATGACTGGAATGGTTTTGCTGAAAATCTACGTGAAGTGGTCACTCTCAGTCGCGAAGAGGCATCAATTCGTGCTCAAGCTGCCGGAACATCGCGCTATGACGCATTGCTGAACTTATATGAGCCGGGAACCAATAGTGCCGATTTGGACCGTATCTTTGGTGACCTTAAACAGTGGTTACCCGATCTCTTGCAAAAAGTGACAGCCAAGCAAGCGGATGAACCCTGCCTGATACCACAGGGGCCATTTGACCTGGAAAACCAGCGCCAACTTGGACTCAATGTGATGAAAGTGCTCGGTTTCGACTTTGATGGTGGCCGAGTCGATGTCAGTGTCCATCCATTCTGCGGTGGTGTACCGCAAGATGTACGCATTACTACACGTTATAATGAACAAGAATTTCTCAGTGCATTAATGGGTATTATTCATGAAACAGGTCATGCACGTTATGAGCAAAATTTACCGCGTGAATGGCTGGGCCAACCAATATCACATGCTCGCTCAACGGCAATTCATGAATCTCAAAGTCTACTGTTTGAAATGCAATTGGCCCGCAGCAAAGAATTCTTGCAAGTCATTCGTCCATTGGTGATACAGCAATTTGGTGAACAACCGGCTTTCGCAGAACAAAATTTTATTGCCCTGAATCAACGTGTTAAAACCGGTTTTATCCGAGTTGATGCCGATGAAGTCAGCTACCCTGCTCATGTCATTTTGCGCTACGAGATCGAAAAAGCATTGATTAGCGGTGAAATCGAGGTCGATGACATCCCGGCCTTGTGGAATGAAAAAATGCAGCAATATCTGGGGATTAACACCGAAGGTAATTACCGTAATGGCTGTATGCAAGATATTCACTGGACCGACGGTGCCTTTGGTTATTTCCCGACATATACACTGGGTGCTATGTATGCTGCCCAGCTTTTCCAAACGGCGCGAAATGCTATTCCCGGATTAGATAAGAATATTGCCAATGGTGACCTTAGCGCCCTATTCAATTGGTTACAGCAAAATATCTGGCAACAGGGTAGCCGCTATTCAACCGCGGAACTGATCACCAAAGCGACAGGTGAACCACTTAATCCTCGCTTTTTCCGCGAACATTTAGAGCGGCGCTATTTATAATTCCTCTTCAGTACCCAGATTGCCCTTTTATACGGACTCTCCCCCTGAGAGGCCGTATTCTCTACTGACCATAAATTTCAGCTTAGTTTCCAATTCCCCGATAGACCCAGTGGGAGCGCAACGGGGGATTACCATTAGTCATGGGCAATAGTTGGTGAATTAATTAGCCGGTGCAGAGGCTGCCAGCCTCTGCATTCGGGGCTGAACAATGAAGGTCATTGTAACACCAACAAGAAGCCCTAAAGGTAGTGCTTTCACGACAGTCGTCGCCCACACCAAAGACCATCCAGAGGTCAAACCATGCTGAGCGAACGTGACAACAAGTGCAATCAAACCTTCCATCATGATTGAGACACACACAGCAATCACACAGCGAAGGACGAAAGGAGTGCGGCTCGCAAGTAGCACAAAGTCAAATCCATTGACAATATCAACCAATAATCTCGTGCTTTTAGTGGCGTTGAGTTGCTTAAAATGAATATAACATCCGGACAGATAAATACCGGACTCGATATCAGCAGGATTTAAAGCAATCCTTCCTGTTGAACCTGATAGACAGTCCTTACTGCGGTCTGAAAACCAAGACTGCGAGCACATGATGGAGCCTAAGATCATCTGTTCGCTGCCCGACGAGGGAGGCTCGGGTGTTCAACTTGGTTCTATGTGGTCAAAGATAGCACTGAGTGATCTTTGACTTTTCACTTAAATGTATGTTGTAACTAAAATAGAGCAATTTGACATTTTATTTGGCGGTTTCATTCCTTTGGGCTTCCCTGCTATCTCCGCCATAAACTGTGCTCACACGCACGTGATAAATCGTATACTGAGTTGCCTATTAGTCATAACAATCAGCCCTGTACAATCGGTTACAAGCCGAAACCAATGACTCACGGAAGCCATTAATCATTTCCTCTATTCTCATTACAACGACCCAACGGGGCCGATATACAAACAGAAATCTGAGGAATAAATCATGAAAACAGTATTAGCTCTGATTGTTGCTGCAACTTTGGGTATGTCTTCTATCGCATTCGCCGCCGACACAGTTGCACCACCTGCTGCTCCAATGGCCGGAGCACCCGCTGTCCATAGTGCTCCAGCCAAAACTATGCATCACAAAAAAGCTAAAAAATCGATAAAAAAAGCGGAAAAAACTGCACCGGTGCAAAAAGCACAAGCGGCTAAAAAACACCACAAAACAGCGGCACAGACTAAATCTACCCCGGCAGCAGTACCGGCCATCAAATAGCAGCCAAAAAGCTGAACTCAGCTCTTCACGATGAGTTTGCAACAACTGAATTCACCCAACACCCGGTTTTCCGGGTGTTTTTTATCGGGAGTGCTGATAATGCTGCGCCGTTATTTATTTGAAATCACTCTGACCACATTAATTATTTGCGGGCTGATTACATTGTTTTTCTATTTATAACAACAATGGCCTATTTCGCTCTAAAATTATTGAAAAATCAAATAATGACAACACATCACATCACATCACTAATTATGTCTATAGTTAGCGGTAGGGAAAATCGTGATGAGCAATTTAATCAGTCGAACTCAGGTTTGTGAATAGATAACCCTCTAAGGAATAATAAGGCAGGCTAACTATTTATGCGTTTATCTTCATTATTACTATTAAGTCTGTTACCTCTTTCTGCGGCTCTAGCCCACTCACCGACAGACACGCAAAATGATGACGCCAGCATTGCAGATCAAATGACTCTGTTTTTCGGTAAAGATGACCGTACAGCGGTCACTGATAACTCCGAATGGCCATGGCAAGCGATTGGCCAAGTTGAAACGGCAAGCGGTAACCTTTGTACTGCAACATTAATCTCCCCTCGCCTGGCACTGACAGCAGGTCATTGCGTATTAGCTCCTCCTGGTAAAGTTGACCGGGCCGTGGCCTTACGATTTATTTCCCAAAATGGTCATTGGAAGTACCAGACGACCAGTCTGGAAACACTGGTGGATGCTAAATTGGGTAAAAAACTCAAACCTGATGGTGATGGTTGGATAGTTCCGCCCGCCGCCGCAGCGTATGACTATGCACTTATTCGATTAACGAGTAAAAAAACCATTCCAATCAAACCATTGCCTCTGTGGGATGGAACTGCGAGTGAATTAACTCAAGCACTTAAACAAGTTGATCGTAAAATCATTCAAGCAGGTTACCCCCTTGACCATCTGGACACACTTTATCGCCATGAAGATTGCCTGATTACAGGGTGGGCACAGCAAGGCGTGCTTTCTCATCAGTGTGATACATTACCCGGTGATAGCGGCTCGCCCCTACTGCTGAAGAATGGCGAAAAGTGGTCTTTGATTGCGATTCAAAGTTCCGCTCCCGCCGCTAAAGACCGTTATCTCGCGGATAACCGAGCTTTGGCAGTCACGGCCATAAAAGGCCGGTTAAAAACACTCGCAAATAAAGCAGCCAAATAATACGGGTTATTCTGCGAGATAGATTAATGGGCTAACAAAGGGACTTTATTGCCTATTATTTCTTATCTGCACGATGGGACTTTTGATTAAATTTAAAAACAAAAGTCCCCCCTAATGCTGCGGCATATCGACTTAACGTCGTCAGATTAGGCGAAATAATGCCTTTCTCCATCCGGCTAATATTCTGTTTCCTCAACCCCGCTCTCTGAGCAACCTCTTGTTGGGTCAGCTTACATTGCTGACGAGCAGCCTTAAGCTCCGTCATCATGGTTTGCCTAATCTGTAAATCTAAATAAGCTTCATTTACCTGAGGGTGATGTAAAGCCGCTGCTTTAACCTCTGAAAAAGGAATAATGTCAAAATCATCTTGTTTTTTCATGGCTGCAATCTCCGTTTGATTTCTTTCATACGCTGATAAGCCAACATCAGTGTCCGTCTGGAGGTCTTTTGCGTTTTCTTCTGCAAAATATGAATGATATAAACCTGCCGGTCAGCTTGATAAAAGAAAAAACCGCGCCCGGCCCCCTCCTTCGCACTGACCCTCAATTCTTTCAGCCCTTTTCCTAAATCCCGAACTACAGGCTCCCGTAACTCGTGATCATAAGCCTCTAACTCATCCAAAGCTTTGATCAGAGCCGCCTGTATCCCTGGCGGCAATTTAAACAACTCCCTTTGTGCCAACCCCAATAAATTAATCACATACATAAGCAATCCCTGCTCCCGAAAAACTCTATCAAACTCACCAAATGTAATCAAAAATGGTGACCTGGAATCAGACAAACTTTGAACAAGCCGCCTCATTGCCAAGGCAGATATAGCCGGAGTTAAAGGTCAGAAGCAATAGCACCGATGCTCAAGAAGGGACTTAATTGACTGTTTTCGAGGGGCTTCGCAGGAAAATTAGCGGTTTTCATCAATTACATATTTAAGATGCAAATAAGGATGCTTAACATATATAAATACTGAGTTTGTCAGTGGGGGGGGAAAGCTCCGCGCCCAAAAAATTAGGCCAGGCGCGGAGTGATATTCATTAATCCTTAAGCAGAGAGTTGGTCGATAGTTTGCAAAATACGTTTGTCCGAAATGGGATATGCTGTCCCCAATTGCTGAGCAAATAAGCTCACCCGCAGTTCTTCAATCATCCAACGAACTTCTTTAACGTCTTCATCTTGTTGGCGTTTAGGCGGTAACTTATTAAGCCATTGCTGCCACATTTGCTGGACATGTTCTATGCGCAACATTTGGGCGCGATCACGATGAGGGTCGACAGCTAACTTCTCCAGACGGCGCTCAATCGCGTGTAAATAGCGCAATGTATCAGGTAAGCGTTTCCAGCCATTATTAGTAACAAAGCCCCGGTAAATCAGACCACCAAGCTGGGCTTTAATGTCTGAAAGTGCCAATGCTTGCGAAATATCGACTCGGCCTTTTAGACGCTTATTAATACTAAACGCCGTGGTTAGGATCTGCTCAACTTGCTTGGCAATATCCACGACGGTTTCATTTAACTCAGCCCGCACTTTTTCTTGTAACTGAGCAAAATCAGCCTGTTGCCAGACCGGGCCACCATATTGCGCCACCAGTTTATCCACCCCACAAGCAATGCAATCATCAATCAGATCCATCACTTTGCCATAAGTATTGAAATAAAGGCCGAGTTTGGATTTATTCGGCAGTTTTTCATGTAAATACTTAATGGGAGAGGGAATATTTAGCAGCAATAACCGCCGTGTACCCTGCCACATTGCTTGCTGTTGCTGAGATTCCGTATCAAACAAGCGGATCGCAACACTGTCTTTCTCATCCACCAGTGCAGGATAGGCTTTGACTTCGTATCCCCCGCGGCGTTGTTCATAGCACACAGGAAGTGAGCCGAAGCTCCAGATATGTAAGCCATTTTGTTCAATACCGTCATCCGCCACGGCAGAAAGGGTTTCCTGCACCTTTTCTTGAAGTTGTAGCTTCAAAGCCGCAAGATCTTTGCCTTCACGTAGAGTCCGATTTTTATCGTCCAGCACACGGAAGGTCATTTTCAGATGGTCGGGAACTTGCTCCCATTGCCAACTCTCGCGTGACACTGTCACACCCGTCATGCGGCGCAACTCGCGCTCTAATGCCTCGAGTAAACTGGTTTCCAGCGGTGTTGCTCGGGCCAAAAAAGCTTCAGCATAATTAGGTGCAGGAACAAAGTTACGGCGCACAGGTTTAGGTAATGACTTGATAAGCGCTATCACCAGCTCACGGCGAATCCCTGGAATTTGCCAGTCAAACCCCTCTTCTTTAACCTGATTCAGGATCGGGAGCGGGATATGGACAGTGACCCCATCGGCGTCAGTACCCGGCTCAAATTGATAAGAAAGCCGTAATTTGAGCGACCCTTGATACCAATAATTCGGGTAGTCCAGCGGGTTAACTTTGTTCGCCCCATCCTTGATAAGCATGGTTTTTTCAAAGTTGAGTAACTCGGGCTGTGTCTGGCTGGTTTTCTTCCACCAGCTATCAAAATGGCGCGCAGAAACAACATCGCGTCCAATTCGCTGGTCATAGAAGTTAAACAGTGTTTCATCATCAACCAGAATGTCGCGGCGGCGAGATTTGTGCTCCAGCTCTTCAACTTCAGCCAGCAACTTTAAATTAGCCCGGAAGAAAGCATGGCGCGTTTGCCAATCTCCTTCGACCAAACCGTGACGGATAAACAGCTCGCGGCACAGTGGCGGGTCAATGGGGCCATAATTTATCTTGCGCTCAGTCACGATAGGTAAGCCGAATAAGGTCACTTTCTCGCTAGCCATCACCGCCCCTTGCGCTTTCTCCCAATGCGGGTCGCTATAATGGTGTTTAACCAAATGCTGCGCTAAGGGTTCAATCCACTCTGGCTCAATGCGGGCAGCAATACGGCCCCATAAGCGGCTGGTCTCGACTAACTCAGCGACCATGCTCCATTTAGGCGGTTTTTTGAATAAACCGGAACCGGGGAAAATGGCAAAGCGGGCATTCCGTGCGCCGGTATACTCTTGCTTTTCAACGTCTTTTTGGCCGATATGTGACAATAAACCGGTCAGAATAGCAGTATGGACGCTGCGATAATCTGCAGCGACACTATTGACCGGGATACCCAATTCTTTCACTACCTGGCGCAGTTGGGTATAAATATCCTGCCATTCGCGTACCCGCAGATAATTCAGAAAATCACTGCGGCATAATTTACGGAATTGTGCCGATGACAGCTCTTTTTGCTGCTCTTTCAGATAATCCCACAAATTAACAAACGCAAGGAAATCAGAGTCTTTATCAGCAAAACGCCGGTGTTTTTCATCGGAAGCTTGCTGTTTATCCATCGGGCGCTCACGCGGATCCTGGATAGACAACGCCGAGGTAATAATCATCAATTCGCGCACACTGCCGCTTTTCTGAGCTTCCAGCACCATTCGAGCCAGTCGAGGATCGACCGGTAATTGGGCCAATTGGCGACCGAGCGGTGTCAATTGTTGATGCCCGTTACTGGCAGTTTGGATCGCCCCCAATTCTTCCAGCAGCCGCACGCCATCTTGAATATTACGTTTATCTGGCGCTTCCACAAACGGGAAAGCCGCGATATCCCCTAGCCCTAGTGAGGTCATTTGCAG
Coding sequences within it:
- the hrpA gene encoding ATP-dependent RNA helicase HrpA, with protein sequence MKSSLAALSSQLGELMLRDQQRMRRRLQGAQKVHNPEAVEAITREIEAEFATAMQRVAGRRAACPAITYPENLPVSQKKQDIYHAIRDHQVVIVAGETGSGKTTQIPKICLELGRGIKGVIGHTQPRRLAARTVANRIADELDTSLGGSVGYKVRFNDQVGENTLVKLMTDGILLAEIQQDRLLMQYDTLIIDEAHERSLNIDFILGYLRELLPKRPDMKVIITSATIDPQRFSHHFNNAPIIEVSGRTYPVEVRYRPIVDDADDVDRDQLQAIFDAVDELGRESPGDILIFMSGEREIRDTADALMKQNLPHTEVLPLYARLSNSEQNRVFQSHHGRRIVLATNVAETSLTVPGIKYVIDPGTARISRYSFRTKVQRLPIEPVSQASANQRKGRCGRVSDGICIRLYSEQDFLSRPEFTDPEILRTNLASVILQMTSLGLGDIAAFPFVEAPDKRNIQDGVRLLEELGAIQTASNGHQQLTPLGRQLAQLPVDPRLARMVLEAQKSGSVRELMIITSALSIQDPRERPMDKQQASDEKHRRFADKDSDFLAFVNLWDYLKEQQKELSSAQFRKLCRSDFLNYLRVREWQDIYTQLRQVVKELGIPVNSVAADYRSVHTAILTGLLSHIGQKDVEKQEYTGARNARFAIFPGSGLFKKPPKWSMVAELVETSRLWGRIAARIEPEWIEPLAQHLVKHHYSDPHWEKAQGAVMASEKVTLFGLPIVTERKINYGPIDPPLCRELFIRHGLVEGDWQTRHAFFRANLKLLAEVEELEHKSRRRDILVDDETLFNFYDQRIGRDVVSARHFDSWWKKTSQTQPELLNFEKTMLIKDGANKVNPLDYPNYWYQGSLKLRLSYQFEPGTDADGVTVHIPLPILNQVKEEGFDWQIPGIRRELVIALIKSLPKPVRRNFVPAPNYAEAFLARATPLETSLLEALERELRRMTGVTVSRESWQWEQVPDHLKMTFRVLDDKNRTLREGKDLAALKLQLQEKVQETLSAVADDGIEQNGLHIWSFGSLPVCYEQRRGGYEVKAYPALVDEKDSVAIRLFDTESQQQQAMWQGTRRLLLLNIPSPIKYLHEKLPNKSKLGLYFNTYGKVMDLIDDCIACGVDKLVAQYGGPVWQQADFAQLQEKVRAELNETVVDIAKQVEQILTTAFSINKRLKGRVDISQALALSDIKAQLGGLIYRGFVTNNGWKRLPDTLRYLHAIERRLEKLAVDPHRDRAQMLRIEHVQQMWQQWLNKLPPKRQQDEDVKEVRWMIEELRVSLFAQQLGTAYPISDKRILQTIDQLSA
- a CDS encoding trypsin-like serine peptidase, whose translation is MRLSSLLLLSLLPLSAALAHSPTDTQNDDASIADQMTLFFGKDDRTAVTDNSEWPWQAIGQVETASGNLCTATLISPRLALTAGHCVLAPPGKVDRAVALRFISQNGHWKYQTTSLETLVDAKLGKKLKPDGDGWIVPPAAAAYDYALIRLTSKKTIPIKPLPLWDGTASELTQALKQVDRKIIQAGYPLDHLDTLYRHEDCLITGWAQQGVLSHQCDTLPGDSGSPLLLKNGEKWSLIAIQSSAPAAKDRYLADNRALAVTAIKGRLKTLANKAAK
- a CDS encoding helix-turn-helix domain-containing protein; its protein translation is MKKQDDFDIIPFSEVKAAALHHPQVNEAYLDLQIRQTMMTELKAARQQCKLTQQEVAQRAGLRKQNISRMEKGIISPNLTTLSRYAAALGGTFVFKFNQKSHRADKK
- a CDS encoding type II toxin-antitoxin system RelE/ParE family toxin produces the protein MYVINLLGLAQRELFKLPPGIQAALIKALDELEAYDHELREPVVRDLGKGLKELRVSAKEGAGRGFFFYQADRQVYIIHILQKKTQKTSRRTLMLAYQRMKEIKRRLQP